Within Flavobacterium pisciphilum, the genomic segment CTGTAGTTAACTACAAAGATTTTGATTTAAAAACATATAAAGTCCTAATAACAAGTAATGGAGTAGATTCTAACGTAAAAATAAATCTTCCAGTCCACAACTGGAAATTATCTAATGAAACTAAAGTTATAAATGGTTTCACTTGCAAAAAGGCAACAACAAAAAACACAGAATTCAATGCTAACCAAAACATTACAGCTTGGTATACTGAAGAAATCCCTGTAAATGACGGACCAATGTTTTACAACGGTCTCCCTGGATTTATTATTCAATTAGAATTAGACGATAAATCTATTTTGATTTTTCAAAAACTAGCCTTTAGCGAAGAAAACACAACAATTGAGCTACCAAATAACACAGCCAAAGAAATGAGTTTTGAAGAATACCTCGCACAAAGAAGA encodes:
- a CDS encoding GLPGLI family protein, which codes for MKASIILLIFLFSSQIHSQSLKGIYTRQQLNGRGDNTTLPDKAKKIETFSYVYSQKKSIQKLISNQKTSTDTTYIEKNGDKIPTVSTVRFSSAVVNYKDFDLKTYKVLITSNGVDSNVKINLPVHNWKLSNETKVINGFTCKKATTKNTEFNANQNITAWYTEEIPVNDGPMFYNGLPGFIIQLELDDKSILIFQKLAFSEENTTIELPNNTAKEMSFEEYLAQRR